A single window of Salvia splendens isolate huo1 chromosome 6, SspV2, whole genome shotgun sequence DNA harbors:
- the LOC121808392 gene encoding transcriptional corepressor LEUNIG_HOMOLOG-like: MAQSNWEADKMLDVYIHDYLLKRKLHDSAKAFMTEGKVATDPVAIDAPGGFLFEWWSVFWDIFIARTNEKHSEPAAAYIETQQFKQREQQQQLQMQQLQLMQQRSAQLQRRDPNHQPLGGPMNSDGMMGQPSASVLAMKMYEERMKHPHPMDSDTSPGLIEANRMALLKSASGQQGQLIQGNSGGMSAALQQMQGRPQLATDNKGEVNLGATQKSLPMDPSSIYGQVLQSKSGLGGAGLNQGVTGLPLKGWPLTGIDQLRPSLGLQVQKPNLSTQNQFLLASQQQQALAQAQAQGNLGNSPNYGFGGVPRGNFNAKDGQPPRNDGSIYSPVQSNSPKLKMGQMQQSSSQQQDQLQQQQQQLQQNNRKRKQHSSSGPANSTGTGNTVGPSPGSPQSTHTPGDGMTTASSLHNVNSVSKSMMMYGGDGAGGIASSTNQLDDLENFGDVGSLEDNVESFLSHDGGDGNMYGSLKQNLTEHKTETSKGFSFGEVGCIRTRNKVTCCHFSSDGKLLASAGHDKKAVLWNMDTLQTESTPEEHQYLITDVRFRPNSTQLATASFDKSVRLWDAANPSYCLQAYTGHSSHVMSLDFHPKKNDLFCFCDSSNEIRYWSINPFTCTRMSKQVGSAQVRFQPITGHLLAAASDKVVSIFDVENDRQTHSFQGHSGVVNYLCWDLNGELLASVSEDSIKVWSLASGECIHELNSNGNQFHSCVFHPSYSALLVIGGLRALELWNMVENKSMTVPAHENIIASLAQSSLTGMVASASHDSSVKLWK; the protein is encoded by the exons atggcTCAGAGTAACTGGGAAGCTGATAAAAT GCTCGATGTATACATTCATGACTATTTATTGAAAAGAAAACTGCATGATTCTGCAAAAGCTTTCATGACAGAAGGAAAAGTTGCTACAGATCCTGTGG CTATTGATGCACCAGGAGGATTTCTTTTTGAATGGTGGTCTGTTTTCTGGGACATTTTCATTGCAAGGACAAACGAGAAGCATTCTGAACCAGCTGCAGCTTACATAGAG ACTCAACAATTTAAACAAAGGGAGCAACAACagcagcttcagatgcagcagTTGCAACTCATGCAGCAACGCAGTGCCCAGTTACAGAGAAGGGATCCTAATCATCAACCGCTTGGTGGTCCCATGAATTCTGATGGGATGATGGGCCAGCCATCTGCCAGTGTATTGGCCATGAAGATGTATGAAGAACGGATGAAGCATCCTCACCCCATGGATTCAGATACATCTCCAGGCCTCATTGAAGCTAATAGGATGGCACTTCTTAAATCAGCTTCTGGTCAGCAAGG GCAGTTGATACAAGGCAACTCTGGGGGTATGTCTGCAGCCTTGCAGCAAATGCAAGGACGGCCTCAACTGGCTACT GACAATAAAGGGGAAGTTAACTTGGGCGCAACACAAAAATCTTTGCCTATGGACCCATCATCAATTTATGGGCAGGTTCTCCAGTCAAAGTCTGGACTGGGTGGTGCAG GATTAAATCAAGGAGTCACTGGTCTTCCACTGAAGGGTTGGCCTTTAACA GGAATTGATCAATTACGGCCAAGTTTGGGTTTGCAAGTGCAAAAGCCAAACCTGTCCACCCAAAACCAGTTCCTTTTGGCATCACAACAGCAGCAAGCCCTTGCACAGGCCCAGGCACAGGGGAATCTTGGAAATTCTCCTAACTATGGATTTGGAGGAGTGCCAAGGGGAAATTTTAATGCCAAAGATGGTCAACCTCCAAGAAATGATGGATCTATTTACTCCCCTGTACAGTCCAATTCACCTAAG CTGAAAATGGGCCAAATGCAGCAGTCGTCCTCACAACAACAGGATCagttgcagcagcagcagcagcaattgCAGCAG AATAATAGGAAAAGGAAACAACACTCTTCATCTGGACCTGCCAATAGCACAGGTACTGGAAATACGGTAGGCCCCTCCCCAGGTTCACCACAATCAACGCATACACCCGGTGATGGGATGACCACAGCCAGCAGCCTGCACAATGTTAATAGTGTTTCCAAGAGTATGATGatgtatggtggagatggagctGGTGGAATCGCATCATCTACAAATCAGCTT GATGATTTGGAGAATTTTGGTGACGTTGGTTCCCTTGAAGATAATGTAGAATCCTTCTTGTCTCATGATGGGGGCGATGGCAATATGTATGGCTCTTTAAAACAAAATCTTACTGAGCATAAAACAGAGACTTCTAAAG GTTTTTCATTTGGAGAAGTTGGTTGCATTCGAACAAGAAATAAAGTGACTTGTTGCCATTTTTCTTCGGATGGGAAACTGTTAGCAAGTGCTGGGCATGACAAGAAG GCTGTTCTTTGGAATATGGATACCTTACAAACAGAGAGCACCCCAGAAGAACACCAGTACTTAATTACTGATGTTCGCTTCCGGCCAAATTCTACTCAACTTGCTACAGCTTCATTTGACAAGTCCGTCAGATTGTGGGATGCAGCTAAT CCAAGCTATTGTCTTCAAGCTTACACCGGGCATAGTTCCCATGTCATGTCCCTCGACTTCCATCCTAAGAAGAATGATCTTTTTTGTTTCTGTGATAGTTCAAATGAGATACGTTATTGGAGTATTAACCCATTCACCTGCACTCGCATGTCGAAG CAAGTAGGAAGTGCACAAGTGAGGTTTCAACCTATAACTGGACATCTATTGGCAGCTGCTTCAGACAAGGTGGTTTCCATCTTTGACGTGGAAAACGACAGGCAGACACATTCATTCCAG GGACATTCTGGTGTTGTCAACTATCTTTGCTGGGATCTCAATGGTGAGCTGTTGGCTTCTGTCAGTGAGGACAGCATCAAAGTTTGGTCATTAGCCTCGGGAGAGTGCATACATGAGCTCAATTCTAATGGAAACCAATTTCATTCTTGTGTATTCCATCCAAGTTATTCTGCTCTCTTGGTGATTGGAGGACTACGG GCTTTGGAGTTGTGGAACATGGTAGAGAACAAGAGCATGACGGTTCCTGCACACGAGAATATAATTGCTTCACTGGCACAGTCATCTCTGACAGGAATGGTTGCCTCCGCTAGCCATGACAGTTCTGTTAAGCTGTGGAAATAA